Proteins encoded by one window of Leptospira barantonii:
- a CDS encoding HD family phosphohydrolase: protein MSQKFPKYIVTDSRSIAKRLDPVALRLEVQFLSLKEFFESENIRDSIGFLNVIFYLTVSSLKETQREIHKQFQTNPLILSRFILNDELSYTQSDDVKIEEDLIFSILPETSSDMILNKTFLNAFTQLQMITDQFDLQHKVNTTKYEISKLTRIGISLADEKDFNKLLREIIFSAREIAVADSGSLYLVEKDELGFIRNLRFKISSMDIDTEEFLLPINKSSIAGYVAATGKILNIPDVYDLPEDAEYTFNSNFDVLSNYHTKSMLVVPMKNHRNEVVGVIQLINKKRNFNQKLTVDQMKGKDILPFDDYSAQLVMSVAGQAAVAIQNNNLLQEIETLFEGFVTASVNAIESRDPTTSGHSFRVAILTVGLAETVDSVNDGKYGDIKFSKEQIKEIRYASLLHDFGKVGVREKVLVKSKKLEDYELELIRWRFEYIKKDIETRILQKKTDYLKKKGSGGFADYETSLEFELQVEYQKLDQMFQIVVDSNEPSILEESNFQMLEEIAKVNYSTTGGDNLHLISPYEFGFLTIKKGSLDFAERKEIESHVEHTFQFLSKIPWTGDLKMVPSIAHAHHEKLDGTGYPRGLAGDSIPVQSRIMTISDIYDALTDKDRPYKRAVPVERALDILQMEARENHVDQDLLKIFIEGKVYERLNNSGYLR from the coding sequence ATGAGTCAGAAGTTCCCCAAATACATAGTTACGGACTCCCGTTCTATCGCTAAAAGACTCGACCCGGTCGCTCTTCGTTTAGAAGTTCAATTCCTAAGTTTAAAAGAATTTTTCGAGTCCGAAAACATCCGGGATTCCATCGGATTTTTGAACGTTATCTTCTATCTAACCGTTTCCAGCCTCAAAGAAACTCAAAGAGAAATTCATAAACAATTCCAGACAAATCCGTTGATCTTAAGCCGTTTTATCCTGAACGACGAGCTGAGTTATACGCAGTCGGACGACGTAAAAATCGAAGAAGATCTGATCTTTTCCATTCTCCCCGAAACGTCTTCGGATATGATTCTGAACAAAACCTTTCTCAACGCGTTCACTCAACTTCAGATGATCACCGATCAGTTCGATCTTCAGCACAAGGTCAACACGACCAAATACGAAATTTCAAAACTGACTCGGATCGGAATCAGTCTCGCGGATGAAAAGGATTTCAACAAACTTCTGAGGGAAATTATTTTCAGCGCAAGGGAAATCGCGGTCGCGGACTCGGGTTCCTTGTATCTCGTCGAAAAGGACGAACTCGGTTTTATACGCAATCTTAGGTTTAAAATTTCATCGATGGACATCGATACCGAAGAATTTTTGCTTCCGATCAATAAGTCGAGCATCGCGGGTTATGTCGCGGCCACCGGAAAAATTCTAAACATACCGGACGTTTACGATCTTCCCGAAGACGCCGAATATACGTTCAACAGCAATTTCGACGTATTATCGAATTATCATACGAAATCCATGCTCGTGGTTCCGATGAAGAATCATAGAAACGAAGTCGTGGGTGTCATTCAGCTCATCAACAAAAAGAGAAATTTCAATCAGAAGTTGACCGTGGATCAGATGAAGGGAAAGGACATTCTTCCTTTCGACGATTATTCCGCTCAACTTGTGATGAGCGTCGCGGGCCAAGCGGCGGTTGCGATTCAGAACAACAATCTTTTGCAGGAAATCGAAACCCTATTCGAAGGATTCGTAACCGCTTCCGTAAACGCGATCGAATCCCGGGACCCGACCACGAGCGGTCATTCGTTTCGAGTCGCGATTCTTACGGTCGGTTTGGCTGAAACCGTGGACTCGGTGAACGACGGTAAATACGGGGATATCAAGTTTTCCAAAGAACAGATCAAGGAAATACGTTATGCGTCCTTGCTTCATGATTTCGGCAAGGTAGGAGTTCGGGAAAAGGTTCTTGTTAAGTCTAAAAAACTGGAAGACTACGAACTTGAACTGATCCGTTGGAGATTCGAATACATAAAGAAGGATATCGAAACCAGAATTCTTCAGAAAAAAACGGATTATCTGAAAAAAAAAGGAAGCGGGGGTTTTGCGGATTACGAAACCTCTCTCGAATTCGAACTTCAGGTGGAATACCAGAAACTCGATCAGATGTTTCAGATAGTAGTCGATTCCAACGAACCTTCCATATTAGAAGAATCTAATTTTCAAATGCTCGAAGAGATCGCAAAGGTGAATTATTCGACTACCGGAGGAGATAACCTGCATCTGATCTCCCCGTATGAGTTCGGATTTTTGACGATCAAAAAAGGTTCTCTTGATTTCGCGGAAAGAAAGGAAATCGAATCCCACGTAGAACATACGTTTCAGTTTTTAAGTAAGATTCCTTGGACCGGGGATTTGAAAATGGTTCCTTCGATCGCACACGCACATCATGAAAAATTGGACGGCACCGGTTATCCGAGAGGACTCGCGGGCGATTCGATTCCGGTTCAATCCAGAATCATGACGATCTCCGATATTTACGACGCGCTTACCGACAAGGATCGACCTTACAAGAGAGCGGTTCCGGTCGAAAGAGCCCTCGACATTCTGCAGATGGAAGCAAGGGAGAATCACGTGGATCAGGATCTTTTAAAGATCTTCATCGAAGGAAAGGTCTACGAACGATTGAATAACTCCGGTTATCTGCGTTAG